The Drosophila innubila isolate TH190305 chromosome 3R unlocalized genomic scaffold, UK_Dinn_1.0 2_E_3R, whole genome shotgun sequence genome has a segment encoding these proteins:
- the LOC117790011 gene encoding uncharacterized protein LOC117790011: MVKTNKQQQQQQQQQQQQQRSVAVTDRSSTNASANYGDNTFCVVLHVVEAINFYGREMREGERDQIIMNAALNTVDFEVEGTPSVTTETIIFNSNCIWECDMAGIKRIKTDHRPVKITFFACNSGSSQRKTIGSLLLPVRGIPVLGMGGNNSALQLKMFWHKLICISNEFRSHKPEVLLMLTIIKKTLLHTKEFKHLMVFNSAKQPRVPPLQSPGHSITANMLQSQANVYVQSLVQLGLLQVGNNPLVDCDIIEVVLQFKQLKNLNRFVKSLFHGKEVNVVLLMFDFVGNVTNIELKLNDSDCYKLDDVLGLRFKSSLRSIRLYFQRIFYLPINMYINGTSIANYRMDFGKLLPSDRYFAENRKFTQSGSFAFERFGRMGSARELKPIMEYTFTVDIQEVCWHQQEKTSDVSQVSHQQQQQQEIQDQLSLNCVGSKAVIHEVPKDRVNESVGDWSELNPNEDCKAENVSINSLNVGAELSDSDERESVVESHLSDAPDSDAEGADQKFHVRRKKFTRLLEMEQQDAELHNLLEDAESEAELLGIYNNSKFCRDNSNADDDNTDHKTKQYSQKIVEDSIEIVQVNRKQRSARENNSNDPVMERQSLKLISNRSRNNHNIPVNYDQIDEVPAKECIPKKSDRKSIVNADVDYEGNVDDSCYHLEPDDEDLSQLTKNRSKRIDKETTAHVEPKPISKTRKSKILAAYEMDPNLHEFSEQDKKGQRKILPTVNSLVVESKVIDKKKGVSKNKEFELLEAEEMAKIIRKSENVSNSITQNRYLMTDDSFVEAENNIELELQAQKSVKKPRKRIVEEPAEDMDTTTDTEKQEKSNARKNKSKLLLHVEAAEVCETVIVKKPQKSKKIAMSKTDLCLSARWVEVNRSQANALQETEKFIDETCGGGQNLYESSYEKQLSDSSRRSSRQKVERINADVSSKIDNDDSFIEEQARESKVERRTPKKNKVTKEVLDEVEPRATKQLRTKTRITKAVEHFENVLSAESEITEHEESSLVQSPAIKSRRVTKKSSAQDTLELRHIYDATAWEKPEEKRSVRTAAHYQQSDADSSELEARRKPLKKKLPKAAAKTEDETIIKNLNSKSQLDLDAQVSRLEVTVHMYDQSKATEGEATTKCTDTSNMDESIKQILAVSMELKDDMQLKALEYLRSLGQGKVPTPLDKKSPSEAKQSINVDANYEFKFNELEQHIVVLEDHLRQFESRTLEMQEENSKLAQEKMQLKQRISHMEQQILELRQHTTNEGEFKQVLTEMRQQNVRYHDMSKARDRYKKQWRRAAKRIHALKLAMYEKNVQHEYQSVESNVLNLKSILTKDADEFEREYGRFRKPNSAISFSGSGDSSEPLLKDYLRVLSNQTLDKHKPVNSVDSTRMH; this comes from the exons ATGGTCAAAACCaataagcagcagcagcagcaacaacaacaacaacaacagcagcagcgttcTGTGGCTGTCACAGATCGGAGCAGTACGAACGCCAGTGCCAATTATGGGGATAACACATTTTGTGTGGTCCTCCATGTAGTGGAAG CAATTAATTTCTATGGCCGCGAGATGAGAGAAGGTGAGCGGGATCAGATTATAATGAATGCCGCACTTAACACGGTGGACTTTGAAGTGGAGGGCACACCCTCAGTAACAACCGAAACGATCATATTCAATAGCAACTGTATCTGGGAGTGCGATATGGCGGGCATCAAGCGGATCAAGACCGATCATCGGCCCGTCAAGATCACCTTCTTTGCCTGTAACAGCGGCAGCTCGCAGAGGAAGACAATTGgctcgttgctgttgccggtTCGAGGAATTCCTGTGCTGGGCATGGGCGGTAACAACAGTGCATTGCAGTTGAAAATGTTCTGGCACAAATTGATCTGCATTAGCAATGAGTTTCGATCCCACAAGCCGGAAGTATTGCTCATGCTGACCATAATCAAGAAAACCCTGTTGCATACCAAAGAATTCAAACATTTAATGGTCTTCAACAGCGCA AAGCAACCGCGTGTGCCGCCCCTGCAATCGCCTGGCCATTCGATCACTGCCAACATGTTGCAGTCGCag GCCAATGTCTATGTACAGTCCTTGGTTCAGTTGGGCTTGCTGCAGGTGGGCAATAATCCTCTGGTCGACTGTGACATCATTGAGGTGGTGCTGCAGTTCAAGCAGCTCAAGAATCTCAACAggtttgtcaaatctctcttTCACGGCAAGGAGGTAAATGTTGTGCTCCTTATGTTCGACTTTGTTGGCAACGTAACGAACATTGAATTGAAACTTAATGATTCCGATTGCTATAAGCTGGACGATGTTCTCGGATTGCGCTTCAAGTCATCCCTTCGCAGTATTCGTCTCTATTTCCAGCGAATATTCTATTTGCCCATCAACATGTATATAAATGGCACCTCAATTG CCAACTATCGAATGGATTTTGGTAAATTGTTGCCCTCGGATAGATACTTTGCCGAGAATCGAAAATTTACTCAAAGCGGATCTTTTGCCTTTGAACGCTTTGGTCGAATGGGAAGCGCAAGGGAGCTAAAGCCAATAATGGAATACACATTCACAGTGGACATCCAGGAAGTGTGTTGGCACCAGCAGGAGAAGACATCCGATGTGTCACAGGTGtcgcatcaacagcagcagcagcaggagattCAGGATCAGCTCAGTCTGAATTGTGTGGGCAGCAAAGCTGTTATACATGAAGTGCCCAAGGATCGGGTCAATGAGAGCGTCGGCGATTGGTCAGAACTCAACCCGAATGAGGATTGCAAGGCGGAGAACGTCTCCATCAACAGCTTAAATGTTGGTGCCGAGTTGTCCGACTCAGATGAACGCGAAAGCGTTGTAGAATCGCACCTTAGTGATGCCCCTGACTCTGATGCTGAAGGAGCTGATCAAAAATTCCATGTGCGCCGTAAGAAGTTCACCAGACTTTTGGAAATGGAGCAGCAGGATGCCGAACTACATAATTTGCTAGAGGATGCCGAGTCCGAGGCTGAGCTGTTAGGTATCTATAATAATAGCAAATTCTGTCGAGATAACTCAAATGCTGACGATGATAACACAGACCATAAAACTAAGCAATATTCCCAAAAAATTGTCGAAGACTCCATAGAAATAGTTCAAGTGAATCGTAAACAGAGATCAGCAAGAGAAAACAATTCAAACGATCCTGTTATGGAAAGACAATCTCTCAAATTGATTAGTAATCGCAGTAGAAACAATCACAATATTCCTGTCAACTATGACCAAATAGACGAAGTGCCGGCTAAGGAATGTATACCTAAAAAAAGCGATAGAAAGTCAATAGTCAATGCAGATGTTGATTATGAAGGAAATGTTGATGACTCATGTTATCACCTAGAGCCGGATGATGAAGATTTATCTCAATTAACCAAGAATCGCTCCAAACGTATAGATAAAGAAACAACAGCTCATGTAGAACCTAAACCTATATCTAAAACGCGTAAATCCAAAATATTGGCAGCTTATGAGATGGATCCTAATTTACATGAATTTTCAGAACAAGACAAAAAAGGACAAAGAAAAATTCTTCCGACAGTTAATTCATTAGTTGTTGAATCGAAGGTTATCGACAAGAAGAAGGGTGTATCAAAAAATAAGGAATTTGAGCTTCTGGAAGCCGAAGAGATGGCAAAAATCATAAGGAAATCTGAGAATGTTTCAAATTCAATAACTCAAAATAGATATCTGATGACAGATGATAGTTTTGTAGAGGCTGAGAATAATATTGAGCTTGAACTTCAGGCACAGAAATCTGTAAAAAAGCCAAGAAAGAGAATTGTTGAAGAACCTGCTGAAGATATGGATACCACAACTGATACGGAGAAGCAGGAGAAGTCGAATGCTCGAAAGAATAAATCAAAGCTTCTTCTTCATGTAGAAGCTGCTGAAGTTTGTGAGACAGTCATAGttaaaaaaccacaaaaatcgAAGAAAATTGCAATGTCGAAAACTGATCTCTGTTTAAGTGCTCGGTGGGTTGAGGTTAACAGGAGTCAAGCCAATGCCTTGCAAGAGACTGAAAAGTTTATTGATGAAACATGTGGAGGAGGCCAGAATCTATATGAATCCTCATACGAAAAACAATTGTCAGACAGCTCCAGAAGATCCTCCAGGCAAAAAGTGGAGCGTATTAATGCAGATGTTAGCTCGAAAATAGATAATGATGATTCGTTTATAGAAGAGCAAGCAAGGGAATCAAAAGTGGAGCGGAGAACACCTAAAAAGAACAAAGTAACCAAAGAGGTATTGGATGAAGTAGAGCCTCGTGCAACGAAACAGTTAAGGACAAAAACTAGAATAACTAAGGCAGTTGAACATTTTGAGAATGTTCTGTCTGCAGAAAGCGAAATTACAGAGCACGAAGAATCCAGTTTAGTTCAAAGTCCTGCAATAAAGTCAAGGCGAGTTACGAAGAAATCTTCAGCACAGGATACACTGGAGCTGAGGCACATATATGATGCAACTGCCTGGGAAAAGCCCGAGGAGAAGAGATCAGTGAGGACAGCAGCACATTACCAACAATCAGATGCAGACTCCAGTGAACTGGAGGCACGACGGAAACcacttaaaaagaaattgcctAAAGCAGCAGCTAAGACAGAGGACGAGACAATAATTAAGAATCTTAATAGTAAATCACAGTTGGATTTGGATGCACAGGTCTCCCGCTTGGAGGTCACTGTCCACATGTATGACCAATCGAAAGCAACTGAAGGGGAAGCAACTACTAAATGTACGGATACCAGCAATATGGATGAGAGTATTAAACAGATACTGGCAGTTAGTATGGAGCTGAAGGATGATATGCAGTTGAAGGCGTTGGAGTACCTGCGCAGTCTTGGCCAGGGAAAAGTGCCGACTCCACTGGATAAGAAATCGCCAAGTGAAGCTAAGCAATCGATCAATGTGGATGCCAATTATGAGTTTAAGTTTAATGAACTGGAACAGCACATAGTTGTGCTAGAGGATCATTTGCGTCAATTCGAAAGCCGCACGCTGGAAATGCAGGAGGAGAACTCCAAGCTGGCGCAAGAGAAGATGCAGCTGAAGCAACGCATCAGTCACATGGAACAGCAAATCTTAGAGCTCCGCCAGCACACAACCAATGAAGGTGAGTTTAAGCAGGTGCTCACCGAGATGCGGCAACAGAATGTGCGTTATCACGACATGTCCAAGGCCAGGGATCGCTACAAGAAGCAATGGAGACGAGCTGCCAAGCGCATCCATGCCTTGAAACTGGCCATGTATGAGAAGAATGTGCAGCATGAGTATCAGAGCGTGGAATCCAA CGTTCTTAATCTAAAGAGTATACTAACCAAGGATGCCGATGAGTTTGAGCGTGAATATGGACGCTTCCGTAAACCAAACTCTGCGATTAGTTTTTCCGGATCTGGAGATTCCTCGGAGCCGCTGCTCAAGGATTATCTGCGCGTATTGTCTAACCAAACACTGGATAAGCACAAGCCAGTAAATTCCGTTGACAGCACTCGAATGCATTAG
- the LOC117790538 gene encoding myogenesis-regulating glycosidase, producing MQPGLTLILAVFGFGCLWQTGQACQAIEQRFKFDNSDIYIRLRRGDKLQYEVMKGSRSLQTVTLDNFVTSSNLEATTTGSYKLSDGTTSIEFSLVKSTTSVTHIRVARDQVVKGTQPRDCLALNTGRTHWYGGAEQKEHYWPVERQRYSNFSYVPKELGNMGVAERYWVNSDGFFLYVDNTTPLFIDQNAVGYEDQLCISALSVLPYDPRLSYAKFSYQLAFAKDAKAAHMYAVQTLLGKPTGYPDERMVQHPVWSTWALYKAEVTDQVVRDFAQQIIDNGFENSQLEIDDDWEDCYGALTFRKNKFPDTKKLTDDLKALGFRVTLWIHPFINNNCTAIYETAKQLGYLVVDHEGSADTQWWNSKPKDAAYLDFTKTAVQEWFTTRLKRLQTEDGIDSFKFDAGETSWLPTDPVLQGDAHQTPLQISGDYVRTVAAFGDVVEVRSAQSTQDLPIFVRIVDKDSEWGWNNGLVTLITSLLQMNLNGYPFVLPDMIGGNGYNERPPNKELFLRWLQANVFMPSLQFSFVPWNFDTETIEISKTFTKLHADYTPYIMKLFKRATATGEPVNAPLWWIAPNDAVAQSIYDEFLLGDDIIAAPIVTEGATKRDIYLPEGQWTDGNGNDVYTGHVWLMEYPAPLDTLPYFVRVGFQLD from the exons ATGCAACCGGGTTTAACACTGATTCTAGCCGTCTTCGGCTTCGGCTGCCTCTGGCAAACGGGACAGGCGTGTCAGGCTATCGAGCAGCGCTTCAAGTTTGATAACAGTGACATTTACATAAGGCTGCGACGCGGGGATAAGTTGCAGTACGAGGTGATGAAAGGAAGTCGTAGTCTGCAGACGGTCACATTGGATAACTTTGTGACCAGCAGCAATTTGGAGGCCACCACAACGGGCAGTTACAAGTTGAGCGATGGCACAACGAGCATTGAGTTCTCACTGGTCAAGTCCACCACAAGTGTCACCCACATCCGTGTGGCACGTGATCAGGTGGTGAAGGGCACACAGCCCAGGGATTGCTTGGCACTGAATACAGGTCGCACTCATTGGTATGGAGGTGCGGAACAGAAGGAGCATTATTGGCCTGTGGAGCGACAGCGTTATAGCAATTTCTCATATGTTCCCAAGGAGCTGGGCAACATGGGCGTGGCCGAGCGCTACTGGGTGAACAGTGATGGATTCTTCCTGTACGTGGATAACACCACGCCACTGTTCATCGATCAGAATGCAGTCGGATATGAGGATCAACTATGCATTAGTGCACTCAGTGTACTGCCCTATGATCCACGCCTGTCCTATGCCAAGTTCAGCTATCAACTGGCATTTGCCAAGGATGCAAAGGCGGCGCACATGTACGCGGTGCAGACGCTGCTGGGAAAGCCAACTGGCTATCCCGACGAGCGAATGGTCCAGCATCCCGTATGGTCGACGTGGGCGTTGTACAAGGCGGAGGTCACCGATCAGGTCGTCCGCGATTTTGCCCAACAAATCATCGACAATGGTTTTGAGAACAGTCAGCTGGAGATTGATGATGACTGGGAGGACTGCTATGGTGCACTCACTTTCCGCAAGAATAAGTTTCCGGATACCAAGAAGCTGACTGATGACCTCAAGGCACTGGGCTTTCGGGTAACTCTTTGGATCCATCCgttcatcaacaacaactgcacgGCCATCTATGAGACGGCCAAGCAACTGGGTTACCTTGTGGTGGATCATGAGGGCAGTGCTGACACTCAGTGGTGGAACAGCAAGCCAAAGGATGCCGCCTATCTGGACTTTACAAAGACGGCGGTGCAGGAGTGGTTCACCACACGATTGAAGCGTCTTCAGACGGAAGATGGCATTGATAGCTTCAAGTTTGATGCCGGTGAAACCAGTTGGTTGCCCACTGATCCCGTGCTCCAAGGTGATGCCCATCAGACTCCGCTCCAGATCTCTGGCGACTATGTGCGCACGGTGGCTGCATTTGGAGATGTGGTTGAGGTGCGCTCTGCCCAAAGCACACAGGATTTACCCATCTTTGTGCGCATTGTGGACAAGGATTCCGAGTGGGGTTGGAACAATGGTCTCGTCACGCTAATCACATCGCTGCTGCAGATGAATCTGAATGGTTACCCATTTGTGCTGCCGGACATGATCGGAGGCAATGGCTACAACGAGAGGCCGCCCAACAAGGAACTCTTTCTCCGTTGGCTGCAGGCCAACGTCTTCATGCCCAGCCTGCAATTCTCCTTTGTGCCCTGGAATTTTGACACTGAAACCATCGAGATAAGCAAGACATTCACCAAGTTGCATGCCGATTATACGCCTTATATCATGAAGCTCTTCAAACGGGCCACGGCAACCGGCGAACCCGTCAATGCACCACTCTGGTGGATTGCCCCCAATGATGCAGTTGCTCAAAGCATCTACGATG AGTTCCTACTGGGCGACGACATCATTGCGGCGCCTATTGTTACAGAAGGTGCCACCAAGCGTGACATTTATCTGCCGGAGGGACAGTGGACtgatggcaatggcaatgatGTCTATACAGGTCATGTGTGGCTCATGGAGTACCCTGCACCGCTGGACACGCTGCCTTACTTTGTGCGTGTTGGCTTCCAGTTGGATTAG
- the LOC117789427 gene encoding furin-like protease 1 isoform X2 translates to MRPSRTSSRVMSRMDSVAFDDPKWSQMWYLNRGSGLDMNVIPAWKQGITGKGVVVTILDDGLESDHPDIEQNYDPRASYDVNSHDDDPMPHYDLTDSNRHGTRCAGEVAATANNTFCAVGIAYGASVGGVRMLDGDVTDAVEARSLSLNPQHIDIYSASWGPDDDGKTVDGPGELASRAFIEGTTKGRGGKGSIFIWASGNGGREMDNCNCDGYTNSIWTLSISSATEEGHVPWYSEKCSSTLATTYSSGGQSEKQVVTTDLHHSCTVSHTGTSASAPLAAGIAALVLQSNQNLTWRDLQHIVVRTAKPANLRDSTWSRNGVGRRVSHSFGYGLMDAAEMVQVARNWKAVPEQQRCEINAPHVDKVIPPRTHITLQLTVNHCLSVNYLEHVQAKITLTSQRRGDIQLYLKSPANTKVTLLTSRIHDNSRSGFNQWPFMSVHTWGESPHGNWQLEIHNEGRYMAQITQWDMILYGTDTPAQPDDEAHANQPSQFQLYGDEMAHNDIEHDASGQWRNMQQVGEVGVTQDRRNSAACLKWNDQKCLECRESSYFYKDFCYDECPQRTYAKVNTDILDEFDADNELGTLEASSSPDSTNELPSNGSGLIDKDDPLQASERRRRTESTLKPSSILSLTPQHNQICASCDPSCLRCYGPNVSQCSTCPPGSQLRKLSQTNETYCYAYVVRSTIDGSNLSDNEQQEGNYKMQYMQWTTALLVIAVIVSLVGVAVAGAMIYHRQATKDESYTRVSLMAEDESDEDHEVDIFTARTKSPFDVVEYHDYWPREPSEVLDPNDHSNANEEKLTHS, encoded by the exons ATGCGTCCATCCCGCACTTCATCGCGTGTCATGTCGCGGATGGATTCGGTGGCCTTCGATGATCCCAAATGGTCACAAATGTGGTATCTG AATCGTGGTAGTGGCCTTGACATGAATGTGATACCCGCTTGGAAGCAGGGAATAACTGGCAAAGGTGTTGTGGTTACCATCCTGGACGATGGTCTGGAATCAGATCATCCAGACATCGAGCAGAATTAT GATCCGAGAGCGTCGTATGATGTGAACAGCCATGATGACGATCCCATGCCGCACTACGACCTGACTGACTCGAATCGACATGGAACACGATGTGCCGGCGAAGTGGCTGCCACGGCGAACAACACGTTCTGTGCGGTGGGCATCGCATATGGGGCAAGTGTGGGCGGTGTGCGGATGCTCGATGGTGATGTGACTGATGCTGTGGAGGCGCGTTCGCTCTCGCTCAATCCGCAGCACATTGACATCTATAGTGCGTCGTGGGGTCCCGACGATGATGGTAAAACTGTGGATGGCCCCGGTGAGTTGGCATCGCGTGCCTTTATCGAGGGCACGACAAAGGGGCGCGGCGGTAAGGGCAGCATCTTCATCTGGGCATCGGGTAATGGTGGGCGAGAGATggacaattgcaattgcgatGGCTATACGAATTCGATATGGACTCTGTCCATATCGAGTGCCACCGAGGAGGGCCATGTGCCGTGGTATTCGGAGAAATGTAGCTCCACGCTGGCCACCACCTACAGCAGCGGCGGGCAGAGCGAGAAGCAGGTGGTCACCACAGATTTGCATCATTCATGCACCGTATCGCATACGGGCACCTCGGCCTCGGCACCGCTCGCCGCGGGCATTGCAGCCCTGGTGCTGCAGTCGAATCAGAATCTCACCTGGCGCGATCTGCAGCACATTGTGGTGCGCACCGCAAAGCCAGCGAATCTTAGAGATTCCACTTGGTCGCGCAACGGTGTGGGCCGACGTGTGAGCCATTCCTTTGGCTATGGTCTCATGGATGCCGCCGAAATGGTTCAAGTTGCCCGCAACTGGAAAGCTGTGCCCGAACAGCAGCGATGCGAGATTAATGCGCCACATGTCGATAA AGTCATTCCCCCTCGCACTCATATAACGCTCCAGCTCACAGTCAATCATTGCCTCTCGGTCAACTATCTGGAGCATGTGCAGGCTAAGATCACACTCACCTCACAGCGACGCGGCGATATACAACTCTACTTGAAGTCACCAGCCAACACCAAAGTCACGTTACTCACCTCGCG CATACATGATAACTCACGTTCTGGATTTAATCAATGGCCTTTTATGTCGGTGCACACCTGGGGAGAATCGCCGCACGGCAATTGGCAGCTGGAGATACATAACGAGGGTCGATATATGG CTCAAATTACACAATGGGACATGATTCTCTATGGTACTGATACACCCGCCCAACCCGATGACGAGGCCCATGCCAATCAACCATCCCAGTTCCAATTATATGGCGACGAAATGGCCCACAATGATATCGAGCACGATGCCAGCGGCCAATGGCGCAACATGCAGCAA GTGGGCGAAGTGGGCGTAACCCAGGATCGTAGAAATTCTGCCGCATGCCTCAAGTGGAATGATCAGAAATGTTTAG AGTGCCGGGAGTCCAGTTACTTCTACAAGGATTTCTGCTACGACGAGTGCCCACAGCGTACATACGCCAAGGTTAATACAGATATACTGGATGAATTCGATGCTGACAACGAGTTGGGGACTCTTGAAGCCAGTTCTTCGCCAGATTCCACCAATGAACTTCCTAGCAATGGCAGTGGTCTCATAGACAAGGACGATCCACTGCAGGCATCGGAACGTCGACGTCGCACTGAATCCACTCTAAAACCGAGCTCGATCTTGTCGCTGACACCACAGCACAATCAAATCTGCGCCAGCTGCGATCCAAGTTGCTTGCGGTGCTATGGACCAAATGTCTCCCAGTGCAGCACCTGTCCTCCAGGTAGCCAACTCCGCAAGTTGTCCCAGACCAACGAGACCTATTGCTATGCCTACGTTGTACGCAGTACTATTGATGGCTCCAACCTGTCAGATAATGAACAGCAGGAGGGTAATTACAAGATGCAATACATGCAGTGGACCACAGCATTGCTTGTGATTGCCGTGATCGTTTCCttagtgggcgtggctgtcGCCGGCGCCATGATCTACCATCGACAAGCTACAAAGGACGAGTCGTACACTCGTGTGTCGCTCATGGCCGAAGACGAGAGCGATGAGGATCACGAAGTGGACATATTTACGGCTCGTACGAAATCTCCCTTCGATGTGGTTGAATATCACGACTATTGGCCACGGGAGCCCAGTGAGGTCCTCGATCCGAACGATCACAGTAATGCAAATGAGGAGAAATTAACGCattcttaa
- the LOC117789429 gene encoding NADH-quinone oxidoreductase subunit D, which yields MSRPMEKVRQLAGKLFTESEISRFNAFRHNFRNKYFKLDAYSFRMPFKRPTLTKWMGGRYFSAGDCEKTCEECCKERPDHLQPNCDIDWDSLKPPGEPYEPRNTHYWNPDPEFYKQFENVIMMPPGKEWEHRPISNGRLFPPVDRTFRTKFINFGPAHPAAHGVLRMILELDNETVLSADPHIGLLHRGTEKLIEYKTYIQALPYFDRLDYVSCMVCEQAYSLAVEKLLNIEVPPRGKYIRTMCSELMRLTNHTMAIATSVLDCGAITPLFWLFEEREKLYEFSERLSGARLHAAYIRPGGVSLDMPLGYSDDLYNFLVQFKERLEEVEDVVTDNRIWRMRNIGIGKISAHDALNMGCTGPVLRATGIKWDLRKQQPYEAYADMDFDVVIGSQGDCYDRYLVRFGEMRQSISIIQQCLDRMPPGEVKTDDRKISPPRRAKMKTDMEDLIHHFKHFSQGIFVPPGQTYTAIEGPKGEFGVYLVSDGTSRPYRCKIRPASYAHLALMSKLAPQFLLADIVAIIGSLDIVFGEIDR from the exons atgtcgcGTCCTATGGAAAAAGTTCGTCAACTGGCCGGAAAATTGTTTACCGAATCGGAAATAAGTCGGTTCAATGCCTTTCGACATAATTTTCGTAATAAGTATTTCAAATTGGATGCATACAGCTTCAGAATGCCCTTTAAGAGGCCCACATTAACCAAGTGGATGGGTGGACGTTACTTTTCAGCTGGCGATTGTGAAA AAACCTGCGAAGAGTGCTGTAAAGAGCGGCCGGATCATTTGCAGCCCAATTGTGATATCGATTGGGATTCATTAAAGCCACCAGGAGAGCCTTACGAGCCAAGGAACACACACTATTGGAATCCGGATCCGGaattttataagcaatttGAGAATGTTATCATGATGCCACCGGGCAAAGAATGGGAGCATCGACCCATTTCAAATGGTCGATTATTTCCCCCAGTCGATCGAACATTTCGCACGAAATTCATTAACTTTGGACCGGCACATCCTGCGGCACATGGTGTGCTCCGGATGATCCTTGAGCTGGACAATGAGACGGTACTGTCAGCCGATCCTCATATTGGTCTCTTGCATCGCGGTACCGAGAAACTGATCGAGTACAAAACTTATATCCAGGCATTGCCATATTTTGATCGACTCGATTATGTTTCCTGCATGGTCTGTGAGCAGGCTTACAGTTTGGCCGTGGAGAAGTTGCTGAATATTGAGGTGCCACCACGGGGCAAGTACATACGAACCATGTGCTCGGAGCTAATGCGTCTGACCAATCATACAATGGCCATAGCCACATCTGTGCTCGATTGTGGCGCCATTACGCCGCTCTTCTGGCTCTTCGAGGAGCGTGAGAAGCTTTATGAGTTTTCCGAACGCTTGTCGGGAGCACGATTGCATGCAGCCTATATAAGACCTGGTGGCGTCTCCTTGGACATGCCACTGGGCTACTCCGATGACTTGTACAACTTTCTCGTTCAGTTTAAGGAACGCCTCGAGGAGGTCGAAGATGTTGTCACCGACAATCGCAtttggcgtatgcgtaacattggcattggcaaaaTCTCGGCTCATGATGCACTCAACATGGGTTGCACGGGTCCTGTTCTGCGTGCCACAGGCATTAAATGGGATCTACGCAAGCAACAACCCTACGAGGCCTACGCAGACATGGATTTCGATGTTGTCATCGGCTCTCAAGGAGATTGCTATGATCGTTATTTAGTGCGTTTCGGTGAAATGCGTCAATCGATAAGTATTATACAACAGTGTCTCGATCGCATGCCTCCAGGTGAGGTCAAGACTGATGATCGCAAAATAAGTCCACCTCGACGTGCCAAAATGAAAACTGACATGGAGGATCTAATACATCACTTTAAGCACTTCTCTCAGGGCATCTTTGTGCCCCCCGGACAGACTTATACGGCCATTGAGGGACCCAAGGGTGAATTTGGCGTCTATCTGGTGTCGGATGGTACCAGTCGACCCTATCGCTGCAAGATTCGACCCGCTTCGTATGCCCATCTCGCTCTCATGTCCAAACTGGCTCCACAATTCCTATTAGCAGACATTGTGGCTATCATTGGATCTCTCGATATTGTATTCGGTGAGATCGATCGTTAG